The genomic window TTCTCTGATCTAAGGGGTGAACTACTCGTTGTGGCTCTTGATGAAGATTGAAAGTTATTCTCTGATCTCTGGGGGGCACCACTAGGTCCGCCCATCTGAGTTGCAAAATTCAGCATATTCTGTAGTTCATCGGGAGACATCTTACCAATCATATCAGATGCCATCTTGACCATGTCTGGAGACATTTCTGGCATATTAGGTCCCAAATTTGGAGCAACGGAGCTTGTGTCATTCAAAGAAGAAGCAACTTCAAACATTTTCTGAAGTTCTTCTGGTTTCATTGTGCCAATCATATCGCTGGCAGTTTTGACAAGTTCAGGTGACATTCCTTGCATTCCTAACTTCGATAAGACTTCAGGATCACTCTTTGACACATGATTTTGGGATGACCTGATATAGTTGACGAGGATAAGAACAGTATTCACCATCATATACAACACAATTCAAAAAATAcactataaatatattaaaataagtATTAAATGGGTTAATGAATAGAACACATGCAAGATTAGAGTAAAGTTTATTATAACGTGAACTTATGTAAAGAATTCAAGCTTTTGCAATCAGACACGAAATTTTCATTAGTTTTGAATAGAATAGAATGCAATGAATGCAGATACCACACATGCACAAACAGACCACATGGATAGGTCCATAAAAAAACAGCAGAAAGCATGAAAGTAGATGTGAAAGGAATGAACAAGCATTTTGCAGCAAAGAATAAGCATTTATTGCTATGgagcaaaaataaaaagttgCAGAACTAAATGACCAGATTGTTGATATTTCCTAAAAACATAATTGCAACACTATGTTATGACAGAATATGAATGCATCCACAATAAAATTTGGTTGGTGAAACAACAAAAGGTGAGGGTATTTGAAGTAGAAACAAATGACTCATGTCAACACATTTAAGTGCTTCAACTCTGGATATGCAGACACGCAGATAAAAAGGATGAAAGAAGTATAAACTAGAAACAAAGGGGCATGCCACCTGATAGTAGCAGTATCATCTCTTGAGCTTTTTGAAAACTCCGATCGCCCAGAGTTTCCTGCTCCTTCAGGCGGTTGTGAAACAGAATACCCAGGAGGTGAACTTCTTTCACTGCTTGATGGCTCTAAAGTATCATCTTCTACAACTTCTTCAATCACAACACCTTCCAAGCAAATCAACACCACCAAAAAGAATTAAGTGAGTCAAACTGCCATAAAACCAAGTGCTATCCAAGAGCATCCAAGTAGATACCCTTTTCTATTAGAACACATCGAACTAATGTGAAAAGGGATGTTTCACTTTATAACCTGAGTCCAACTCTgatttattttctatttaatATTCCTTTTTTCCATTAAGCTGATTTTGCCATAAAGACAAATATACACAAAATGCATCATAAACCATCTTAAAAGGAGCCCTCAACCAGAGTTTCCATCCAAAGGACCAATAAATTGAACTAAAGTAAGACAATGAATGGTCGTAAACAAATAGCAAGGAAATGGAAAAGATCAGTATAACTCGCAGCTCAGAAGAAGAATATCAATGAAGCTACCTTTTCGCAGGTTCGTTCCTCCCCCctcccttgcaagtttttcttccGTGTCTCTGtatcataaaataaatatatcacaGTGTCACAACTAAAGCTGGTAAACAATTTTGTATACgataatttcagaaaaaaaaatgtatatattTGTGAAGGAATAAGAAAACCATACCTCAGAACCTCAGCAATAGTCTCATCCTCCGGGGAGATTTCATGGGCTTTACTCAAGTCAGTAGCAGCAGCCTGAATGCATTTTCAGGATCACTCCCAGTCAAGTATAGTCAGGGAAAATCAGATAAGTGATTTGCACTAAGCCAATAGTCATGCCCACAAAACAGGGCAAGGAATGCTTACCTCCAGCTTTCCTAGCTCTTTATACGCTTGACCCCTTCGATAATATGCCTTGACATTGCTTGAATCATAAGTTAGAACCTGTAATCCATTCGATAGCTGAATCATCATGTCAAGTAAAAGAAGAGCTACGGGGAACTGAACAGAAAACATAAATTCTGTAAAAACTCAACTCAAAGAGGATTACAAATTTATATTTCAACAGCTCATAAATAGCCAAAGCTATGTTAATGTAATTACTCAAAGTTATTACATGGTAGTAAGATACCGAATGATATGAAGTTTAAGTAACATATTACTAGTTCAAAAAGATCGAAAAAATACAATTGTGGTCTATTTAGCAAATTTAGGGAAAGGAGCCTTCTACAGAATTCACGCTCTTTATCTAATAAGTTTGCTAAGGAAGTAAGCTCGTATCCATTATGAACTTCAAATGATAAAAGAAAACAACATCATAAGATGCACTGCAGTAGGCCCATGACAAAGACAGAACTTCGTTAAAGAATGGCAAACTGTATCTTTTATTGGAAAATAAAAGGATATCAGATCCTAGTATTAGTTCAAATGCTTGTTTCAAAAGAATTAGTTCAAATGAAAAGGTAGCCAAAATACTACAGGACCTAAAACATACCTCTGAACCTTCGCTTATGCATTCATCGAATTTCCCTGTTTTCAGGTAACAAGCCATTAAATTTAGGGTGCATTGCAACTGCAGAGTATGCGCAGCTGATGATGGTATGCTCTTTAAGTTATCCTTGGCCTGATCAAGAAAAGAACATATAGTTTACCTGTCAGGTCTTCCAAAAAGCATGTCAAGATttgtttgtgtttttgtttttgataaAATCTTGAGGTTAGAACTCACAAGCTTGTATTTGGCAGCAGCATCCGAATACTGCCCACGGTTATGAAGTTCATTTCCCTGAAATCAAACAAAATCAGAAACATAAGGGTGGTATTATGGAAATTGGTAATATGTATCCAAACCTGGAAACCTCTATTCAAATTAACTACATTGATGATGTGATGCAACGCTTTATCAGCGAGAAGACTATTGACATATAGAAGTCTGCAAATAAATAATACATTCATCTGAATTACAAGAACCAGTCAGCACAAAAATAATAAATGTATCCAGATACTTTTGGTCATGCTACCTTTGCTTTGCTTAATCAATATTTTTTGCACAATTGACCTAAAGAGCGGACAGGACTATTAGGCTATTAGCATATTCTATACATATATGATAAAATTTTGGAGCTTCATCAGAACAGACCAGCTTGCTAATCCTAATGAACAAAGAATGGTAGGAAAAGAAAGCAATgcatgatttattttttatttttacaaacCTGCTTCTTTAACATCTTGGCACCAGATATTGCGTACGACATTTGAGCGTCTGCTTGAGCCTTCATAGCAGCAAATTCTTCAGGCGTAGTATTGGCAATTTTCTCGGTCATGTCACGCATGTCCTCTGGTCTTGCTTGATTCAGCTGCTGAGCAGCTCGCTTTAAGTCCTCAGCTTTCATGTTCTTCATACTTTCTGATGCTAACTTGAACAAGTCAGGGTTGGACATCAACTGCAGTTATTCAAGTTGCAACAAATGCATAGTCAATTTCATGCCATCCTCGCACACTTTATCAAGAGATAACAGAacaataaagaaagaaagaaagggggAAAATACCGGGTGCCACAAACAATAAAGAGGACAGGAAGTGCGAAGTGCGCCCCTAAACGTTCTATGCACTCAAACTTTGTACAAAAGGGTGCAGACCTAGCCTAAACTGATGAAAGAACATACACCAGCTGAAGCATAAGTATTATCCAAATAGACAACACACGCAAAGCGACTGCGGTCCCTAACCACCCATAAGCCCAAACTAGCCAGCAGAAGACCCAGCAACGACGCTCCCGTTGGCGTCAACGCAACGCACCAGCAGGAAGTTGTTTATAACAACAGGAACAAACATTCCGTCGGCGTCACCGATCAAGCAAGCAGAACCAATTCAAGCCCAACCCAGCCTGGCGGCAGCAGCCACACTCCTCAATTGACTTCAATTCAACGCGCATGCAATCTACACTGGAAACTACGTCCAACCGACGGCAACTACACCACACATGCATTCTCGACACAACGTGCACTGAAAGCGCTATTTCCCCCCGATCTACAGCTACCTCCACCAAAAACCGCTCGGATCGCCCGCTCCGGCGAATCGAATCGAATCGAAGAGGGAGAACGCGGGACGGGatcgggcgggcgggcgggcgatACGACCTGCTGCTGCATCCTGGCGAGGTCATCGGGGGACATGCGGCGCATCTGCTCCTGCGCCAGCCGCAGCATCTCCGGATCCATCATTGCGGCGATCGGATCAGAAGCGGAGCTCGCGGATTTGGGGATTTGGTTGGGAGTTTGCTGCTGGCGCTCtctcctcttttctcttttctcttttctcttctctctctctctctctctctctctctaggagtATTAAAtctggtatttattttttaacgaAATCTGGTATTTATTGGACTGGGCCGGGCTCGGCGGCGGAACGAGACAATGCTGCCGTCAATGGGCCAGCGTCTGGTTTTGCGGACCGGGCGTGTGGGGACCACGCGCTGGGtttattgttttatttttcaatatttgtaaaactataTGTCTATTAtaaaatattgtatatataGACTATCGTCGTCGGTTGGTTGGGCGACAGTCACAGATATTCAAATATGGGCCAGCTTACGGTTTTGTAGACCGGGTCCGCCTAGTTGGCTCGGCGTGTGGGGATCACACGTTaggtttttatttttaatatttgcaaaagtatATGTCAAgtttaaaatattatacatcTAAGCTACTGTTGCCTATTGGTTGGACGATAGTAAGGTGTCCTTCAttcactttttaaaaaaataataaatattgtgttctattacttttgaaattcaaaatactatcgaaatagtcatgaaaaaatcTGAACAAAATTTATATTACAGAGGACATTATGATctagctcttaaaaaaatttagacaaatatgagaaacaaaaagacaaatttcatatttgtctttttttctcatgtaaaaatattggtttgagtttaaattttttgaagagaTATAtgttggaggattaactcctgtcgtagggatcccgaaagacccatttttagagattcggccgggggatgatcctgaataagttcatcggaggaataaatggaagtgaatgcaaatgcaacggccggtggtgagggatgatgatctagtgcaaggagaagtaaatgcaccggaatttagacaggttcaggccgcacgggggcgtaataccctactcctgtatggatgtaataactgccCTAAGGAAGTCCGTCAAggatgttgttggttacaagaatatttgtctaactaagggcttaaggctccttgttcttgggcaggggcTGTGCTCTGAGTTGGTTTATGGTTTGATTCTTGGTGtttctgtgttcgatgcttgcggTTTCTTACTTGATcgcttccctctccttctccttctcttctgtgctgcccgctcttttaagcactcgccggctgcgacatgccccgaacgggaaagagggggcactagttccaagacaccacgactgggaaaggcgtcatcatttcttctgggtgaagtgaccggggggtggaaaacacggcgcacgcccggtcacctgtcaccataaacgtcctggcaacgggcgccgtagagagggcccaccgggcagccgcagagcaacccggcgtgcccgtcctgtcttgttcctctgccacagcagggcggcagacggaacgccttgatcctggcgatgttatcccgagacacaccggaggatacgggacgggacccgtgcaattaatagccccacgcctctctgccaaaacattgCAGGAACtaacactgcggcgggagcagttggggatgtcaggccacgcacgctcattgaatgcggcctcggacctctgactgactgacaccccatcggcgggtgcctcgggggtctttctgagtcgtcggggcaccgagtgctcgggggtactgttccccgagcactctctcccgagaatgcctatccttatcctcggggtaccgggtgctcggggggtactattcacctccccgagcaccctctcccgagcactcttgcacgaaccttcggggaaccgagtgctcgggggctgccacgtgcagcctcgagcactctccctgagcactcttacccgaaccttcggggaaccgagtgctcgggagttgccacgtgcagccctgagcactctctcccgagcactcttacacgaaccttcggggaaccgagtgctcgggggctgccacgtgcagccccgagcactctctcccgagcactcttacgcggatcctcggggaaccgagcgctcgggggctgccacgtgcagccctgaacactctctcccgagcactcttacgcggatcctcagggaaccgagcgctcaggAGCTGCCACatgcagtcccgagcactctttcccggaacttggctcttctgatcgtcgggggactagggcgctcggggatgaccgggcacctccccgagcactttcttcccggtacttaaactccgcggatcatcggggaactggggtgcttgggaaccacggactgtggccgagcacgtccttgcCTGCTActggagcagagactcgaacttccagctggagccagcgcgggaaggagtagtcaaagccgaggtggcggccggcttcaggcgggaagtgccgccgtcACCAGCCCCCAGGGGTGGCCGTgacgactccgactccgacgtCGACGCCGACTCCGCCTCtgattaggctttttgtagtagtttcctcttcttttgtttttgtcttgATGTAGATAcaggagtgatcccttagaactgcttgtattccccttgtaaatataatggaagcttttctttgggctcgcaactccgataTTCTCAAGTACTTAGTGctttttctgatgttttgccttgatgccccggggagtacttagTCGATTTGATCCGACCTTTCCTCCCCCGAGAACGATGTCGTcccgaccgtccttctcggtgcgttcagcccccgagccctcgcgagtccgcatcggctaagtcaaaagacaaggacacgaacttccttgctcgggagataggtcgatccagcacggagcacgccataaccggtgaacacttttccaccttgcgaccactcagtcagcagaccgaagacacgcgcgggcggaaatgtgaccaagagtccccgtggttcggtggtgcccgggcttagggcggatcggaccgagcaccgacagcccgcccctgaggcctaggctccggactactcgagtggctcgagcgataggattacccagagcgcccagggactcggtagtgctcggggcccttaaaagcggaccgaacaccacgaccaccatgaaagactttgatcagacattaccgcacgtacggcacacctttctacggaccgttctgttattctaggaaaaagtggacacacgatagggttttgtgcacgaggagaccatctcaccgggcagattagaatacgagggcccccgaggacgactcgggaacaaaatattattgaacgtaaattcgtctgaatttaaccactcactggacagctgtcggccttttgGCCAatccgatccaggaggggtgtgcgctccgagctcggggtgcccagggacttggttccctcagccggggcgcccgagcatcaaggggcacgcgaggagcccggggtcaggtgatctcgaccactcatgcttaagcggtaggaccacccgaggaccctaggggccgagcagcgacctaggcatcaaggccctcgcggtcgagctgcttttgctttgattgtcgatctgtgacttaagagaaaatggagaaaatccttgtttggtgcactctgttagtgcggtacttgctatagactgctctcgttttcgacccgagacctctcgaatacccagaccggcggacaagagcaggcagaggcataacccagaggtcctatggttcggtggcacccgggtatgacagaccagaccgagcaccgacagcccgcccctagggcctgggctccggactactcgagcggctcgagcgataggattacccagagcacccagggactcggtagtacCCGGAGAtttgccacgacaccgaacaccacggcctaccacatcagacgtaagtcaacggtaactgcccgcgcgcataccgatcgggattcttttatcagcggggaaaaagagagagcgaacttttcttgcacaatcgagcatctcaccagacagattaaacatatggaatccagaaaaaagaaattgacacACGATTGTATTTCacattcatactgaattgacaatttttacaaggttgggtgacttacccagctagtggtagcccccggtcaacttgggcgggggggaagcccctggcctggttgacctgagccaggagcatggccatctacgggtagaacctgcgcagatgctcgatgttccacgggttgggaagcggctgcccatcttctgccgccaacctggaagaaccttctcgcgggaccccgatcacggtgaagggaccttcccacataggggacagcttattctttccttcgcgcgactggacgtatcggagaactagatcccccacctcgaagGACCGTGCTCGAACGTGGCGctggtgatagcgccgcaggctttgctggtagcgggctgcccggACGATGGCACACCGCcagcgctcttccaggtagtcgacgtcgtcgcgcctctgctgctcctgctcaccctcagagtatgcatgcacccgaggggagcctagagtgagctcggaggggaggaccgcctcagcgccatacacgaggaagaaaggagtctccccggtagcgcggcttggcgtggtccggttggcccatagcacggcgggcaactcgtccacccatcccttcccgtgctttgcgagcacgttataTGTCCGGGTTTTGaagcccttcagtatctccgcgttggcgcgctcaacttgtccgttactccgaggatgagcgacagaggcgaagcagagcttgatgccaaggtcctcgcagtagtcccggaacagggcacttgtgaactgagtgccgttgtcggtgatgatccggtttgggacaccaaagcaaccggtgatgccgcggataaattggagcgccgtgttcttggtcaccttgatgactgggaccgcctccggccacttggtgatcttgtcgatggcgacgtagaggtacttaTAGCCCCCGATTgttcgggggaatggacccagaatgtccagcccccagaccgcgaaaggccatgacagaaggatggtgtgaagagcctgagctggctggtaaATCTGccttgcgtggaactggcatgctctgcagcgccgaaccagctcggaagcattctggagggctgtaggccagtagaaaccttgccggaaggccttcccgaccagcgtgcgaaaCGATGCATGgacaccgcactcgccctcgttgatctcagcgaggagctcgccgccttcttcccgggagatgcatttcaggagaattccgcctgcgctacgccggtagagatccccatctactatggcatagcgtttggactgccgagcaactctttcggcagacacCTTATCCCCGGGgagggacttttccttcaagtaccctcggatgtcgtccatccacaaggcatcttgagaacattcagcaagtgcagcgcactcgccgaacggcggcaccctgacagggcttcccactgagggcaccgccggggtcccctgaattgcgttcgaggtttccccttcgtcctgttcggcaggcaggatggaaggccgtgtgagtctttcttcaaagacttcggcagggatgcgcgcacgggaggaggccaggcgggagagctcgtcggccagagtgttgtcgcggcgagggatgtaccgcaactccaggccgttgaagcgcctctccagcttcctgactgctgccacgtacgccgccatttgaggatccgtgca from Phragmites australis chromosome 14, lpPhrAust1.1, whole genome shotgun sequence includes these protein-coding regions:
- the LOC133890624 gene encoding outer envelope protein 61-like isoform X1, whose amino-acid sequence is MMDPEMLRLAQEQMRRMSPDDLARMQQQLMSNPDLFKLASESMKNMKAEDLKRAAQQLNQARPEDMRDMTEKIANTTPEEFAAMKAQADAQMSYAISGAKMLKKQGNELHNRGQYSDAAAKYKLAKDNLKSIPSSAAHTLQLQCTLNLMACYLKTGKFDECISEGSEVLTYDSSNVKAYYRRGQAYKELGKLEAAATDLSKAHEISPEDETIAEVLRDTEEKLAREGGGTNLRKGVVIEEVVEDDTLEPSSSERSSPPGYSVSQPPEGAGNSGRSEFSKSSRDDTATIRSSQNHVSKSDPEVLSKLGMQGMSPELVKTASDMIGTMKPEELQKMFEVASSLNDTSSVAPNLGPNMPEMSPDMVKMASDMIGKMSPDELQNMLNFATQMGGPSGAPQRSENNFQSSSRATTSSSPLRSENNFRPSSSQTIVENPDEISNNQRMGQSSSSVPPCTADMQETMRNSMKDPAMRQMFSSMMKNMSPEMMANMSEQFGMKLSKEDAAKAQQAMSSLSPEDLDRMMRWMERAQQGVEVAKKTKNWLLGKRGLILAIVMLILAFILHQLGFIGR
- the LOC133890624 gene encoding outer envelope protein 61-like isoform X2, with translation MSNPDLFKLASESMKNMKAEDLKRAAQQLNQARPEDMRDMTEKIANTTPEEFAAMKAQADAQMSYAISGAKMLKKQGNELHNRGQYSDAAAKYKLAKDNLKSIPSSAAHTLQLQCTLNLMACYLKTGKFDECISEGSEVLTYDSSNVKAYYRRGQAYKELGKLEAAATDLSKAHEISPEDETIAEVLRDTEEKLAREGGGTNLRKGVVIEEVVEDDTLEPSSSERSSPPGYSVSQPPEGAGNSGRSEFSKSSRDDTATIRSSQNHVSKSDPEVLSKLGMQGMSPELVKTASDMIGTMKPEELQKMFEVASSLNDTSSVAPNLGPNMPEMSPDMVKMASDMIGKMSPDELQNMLNFATQMGGPSGAPQRSENNFQSSSRATTSSSPLRSENNFRPSSSQTIVENPDEISNNQRMGQSSSSVPPCTADMQETMRNSMKDPAMRQMFSSMMKNMSPEMMANMSEQFGMKLSKEDAAKAQQAMSSLSPEDLDRMMRWMERAQQGVEVAKKTKNWLLGKRGLILAIVMLILAFILHQLGFIGR